The Amphiura filiformis chromosome 8, Afil_fr2py, whole genome shotgun sequence genomic sequence TGTTTTATATTTCAAGGCTCTGTTTCTAGTGGTTATGGAAAGTTATAATGCTCTATAAAAAGAAAATTACTCTGCCTCAGATGATGATTATGCAAATTCAATATTACCTAGCCTGTGATGCCTGTCTACCAAGAATCAACATAGATCTAAATGGTCGACCTTGCTTATCAATACAACACAATAGCTCGATTACAAATACggacaatagaatattgatttaggTCCTCATGCCGTCGACGTCGAACTCCGCTGCCTTGCTCCAGTTTTGCCAACACCGTGGTTTATTTGCTTTTTGGGCTACTTTAAACTCTTCGTGCCACATCACAGAGGTTTTTAATTTTATCTCATAAACCAGGGATATTAAGTAAAAAGGTGGATTTCTTTTTATTGGCCAATTGGCAAAGGCTATTATATGTGCGGAGCTTTTTATTGCTGAGAAACTTAAGGTTTTTAGATTATTGGGTGTATACAACCATCATCAAATACCAGGATTTACTGATAAATCTTGGCAACACCGGTTTGCTTTAGTGAAAACTGGGCGGATATTTTTTTTCACGTTAATGCATTTACATGGCGCAGATTGCGTAAATGATGGGTAAATAAATAGCATCATCATATGTCATAACGTGGCTATATGTCAATGTCAACCACCTGTCTCGTAACTATTATACACTAAATACTGCATATTATATATCACCGGTTATTGTATGCGTATATAGAAGAACCATGGCGTGGATCCGTATTTTGAGCTTGATAATGGTTTTAGGTCCAAGTTGTGCGTTTATTTTAAGGCATAATGATGCAGGTAAGTCACTTGATATCAATCAAGATATGATTTTACTGATAATATCTTACTCATCTCATCCCATGTTGTGGTTTACTCTGCAAGCATTCACAATATCACAATTTGTGTATTTACTTGATGTTCAGTTCAGTTAGACACCGGGAGcagttagtccgaataatcagtcccagaacaaaataataatttctgAAATAGCCAGCACTCGGAGGGTAGGCAAAAAAGGGGGAGATAAGACAAATTTTTAAGGAGGCAAACAATGACATttaatgggctaaaaagtatataaaaaaaagGCCTAAGAATCTTAAATATCGGGTTGGCCatcatcccacaggggcaagacttttcacaaagggagggggggggctaCACCACTGACCGTGAGTTAGACGATGGTTAgacatggaggtatataaattttatacctccatggttagacGCATCTTTTTTGGACTAAACTCTGTGAAGTCCAGCCTTTTTTACCACTTACATGGCTTAGGTCATTTTGGTCTCTACTCCTATGTGCTGTACCTTGTTTtaattaagggatcggatagcaacgtttgcacattatttttatgGGATccgaaagcacatcagacacaccatgtagctgggaggaaaagccgtccatcagttgaacattttgacctttcgtatagaagatatacattttttcccccaaaagatctAAAAATATTTATATCTTAAATActtaaggtcaacattttcaaatgatgacgGTTTTCTTCCCAGCTGCATACATGTACACTtcaaaagcataaaaaatataaatttttaataatttgccataaaatcgcgaattaaaaaatatatataaatcagaaggacatttctcgtattcaaagTCCCACACAATGGATGAAAATGTATTTAAATCCAGCCTCGTTATACATTGTACTATAGCAAAAGTTGCCGAATCCCCGTTCAGTTTTAAGGGGTCTGAAAGCGACATTAAAGTGACattttccaattcaatttttaaaGTCACAATATTGGTCTGCAAGGGGCATTCGCATTTTTCTTAATTAAAGATACACTCCCCAAAtcttattaaggggtggggtacgCTGTCGTATTTTTTGCCCGAAATCTTATCAAGGCACTCCTTTAGGTTTTGGGTCTGAAAGCCAATAGGCATtcgtatttttttaattaaaacattttaaagtgcattccATATTCTGGTCTTCGTCATGTATTCCCatttattataattttaatttggtgcccccccccccctgaaaaaaccTCTATGCTTACCGCCAATGCCAATTCAGGCCCAACGGTCAGCTTTGATTATTTTGTAATAGGCCCTCTTGTTCTTTAAAATAtatggaaaaaaaaagttttcgccagcccatacgcgggctggtatctatttctgagattgggtttgtatgctcaagagattaactttattggtattggtaagaatcattttattttactttttgaggtggaatgttttaaaattattgttattcgatttgtaaggaaaagtaagtatgttttgccgtttcaacaaatgaaaacgagtgagtattaccaaagttatgtttgaactaattatgacttaaaaagttctgtgggtataggcctaaatgtaacaataatagttaatatacagcatcatatggtcagcagaagaaaattacatcacctatgatgtcatatcagtgtccttgaccgggggtccttactccttgaccactgaacagcgtgatatcatgttgataatagatctatagaatcaaaatcttcatcatatcacagattctcaacaatctgtgatcatatggaccatattgatgtgaaagtatttatctatcatatcctgtgtcgttttatggataaaaatgactcaaaatattattgatgaaatggttgctatcataaacatcagttttgtattttcaatgggaaaaatccgatgcaaaataaagtttttagggcctagctataatatgggcataatttatgcatgtaggcctatagtattgaacaatgtaccccatttgacatgcacttatagataaataaattgtcttactttatcaatttaataacttctttattataaataaaatgacacataacttatgtgaagtcactttctatcttttttatttgattcataaaattacattcaacaaaatgattgaagagaaaacacacaaggcactaggcagactgttatagaatggagtaggtaagatgccatgtccatagcttcccAGGAGTTTCTGACtacgactagcaatcaacatgataagcacattcagaaaaacacagtttaagagtgaagattgtagtgagtaatcagtcctttataaatgtgctggccactatctattataatatagtaggcttaaactatacattgcgaattaatatcaagttattttaaaataaaatgtacatgtaagttaactcaaaccggcagtgtatttgtgacgtggtatatcgaaagcagtgaaatcggacattcctaagcgaagatattgagttcgtaagttctggtatattacaaaattggaaattgcgatatcgtgggtaaaaagctgaaaagacaaaaaaaaacaaacgacaaaaaaaacaacaaaaaaaacagaccagaacaatttggagtaatgaattaaatgaattaaagagttgacatgagattaggaattaacgttttctgctgtttcagtgtacatgttctcgttgatggtttggtggactgtcatgtaacgtaacatggatgtaagcgtgaccctaaaaatgcctttcacattgaccaaaactcagggccgttccgaccattaggccaggtaaggcggtcgcctagggcggcaaacgcagagggcgcAAAAACAGAACAacaaaaacgggaatggagaaagaaaagggaagaaaaaatgagggcggataaaaagaaaatatgggaGGGATAACAATTACAGGAAAGAaggaaaacggtcgtgggcagcagtggcgtagcgacggggagaggtgggggcacgtgccctgggctcCATCATTAGGgcgcgccgaattgaccaattcaccatcgattctgcgcccctccaagcgatgaaagtcaaattttttcgcgtgcttcgcgcgcatttcactacaaaatcattttaaagatcaatttataattcattatagccaaaatttattagtggtaggccctatttgtggaaATTTTCGCGAGCTCGGGCGCAATAGTTTTGACAATCGGGGTGAGGGGGGGCATCATTATGTAACCCTAGCCCTGGGCGTCACAAGCCCTAACTACGCCACTGGTGGGCAGTATACAAatcaaataggtcaaaactgacgGGAAAACCGACAAGTTTTCAAGGGGTAACCACCTTTAacactttttggtatgctttggtggggcggcagagagaggctttgcctagggcggcaaaacccctaggaacggccctgccaaaactaattacaagacctcttctacattgaggctggcttttccttttaaagggaatttttattacatcTTAGCATGTTTTCTATAACATTGCATCGTATTACAAGGAGGGACAGATCGAGTGGAGCATGATCTACCggtatttgcactcaaatattaagacaaataagCTGACATACAAGATGAATGGTATGGGTGATTTAAGTAGGTCCCATGGCGATAattataaggggtgtcattccTGCCGCATCTACATGATTTTTAGACAACGCGCAACACTCTCATTTCGATAcattacttctacttctacttggtTACTCGTCAAAGCCTTCTCAGCATCTAGACAAGGGTGCTGCCGACGATGGACGGCTCGTGCATGTACCAAATATATACAGTCAAGGAGCAAGTAAAAACAGTGATGCCAACTACTCGGTGCTGACGGCTTCCTTGAACTGCTCCAAGGTGGGCAGCTCTATGGTGCTGTGAGGAAGCTCGTCCCAATCTTTCATGGTCCGGGGGAAGAAACTATACTTGTATGAATCTGAAGATGTGCTCAGTCTAGTGAATCTGTGCTGGTGTTGACTTCTGGGTGCTCTTCCTTTAGGCGTGATGTAGTCAGGAAGGGGAACAGCTACCTGATGGTTGAGGATCTTGTACATTGTCACAAGGCGTGATTGTTTGCGCCGATCCTCAAGGGTTGGTAGTCCAATGTCAAGTCTCATAGCTGTGACGCTTGCTTCTACTTTGATAATTGCCAGTTATGAAGCGTACTGCCCTCCTTTGAATTTTCTTAATGCTGTCGATCTGGTTCTGCCGGTAAGGATCCCAGATTGTTGCCCCATATTCAAGCTGCGATCTGACTAAAGTTGTGTATGCTTGTTGCTTGATGGAGGAAGAACATCTGCCCAGATTTCGTCTGATGAAACCAAGGGTTCTGTTGGCTTTTGCTGTCATTGCCTTTATATGTGGTTTCCAGCTGAGTTTCTCATGGATCTCCACTCCTAGGTATGTTTGACTTGAAACTGTGGTGAGTACTTCTTCTCCCATGGTGTAATTAGAGATGATAGGCTGCTTCTTCCTATGTATGCGCATGGTGTGACATTTTTTCGCATTACTttagccttaagggggtactacacccctggccaattttgtgcctatttatgcatttttctaaaaaattataacgcatttgtgacaagtaagatatgtatattataggggcaaggactacaactactgcacagaaaattcagcaactcaaggcaagtagttattgatttattgatcaaatattggtttcccctcatttttgactgtaactccacaactgttgtctgtgctgaaatcaaatttccagtgcagtagttgtagtccattTTTAGCTTATTCGtattattttgaaacaaattgGTAATGAACGAattaagagagtttttcttttgtcaaaaccagtttgaagaaaacttactagtttttcttgctcactgacgaaactgtcagcaagaaaaactagtaagtttttttcaaactggttttgacaaaagaaaaactctcttaatTTATTCGTATTATtcgtattattgttattatttactcTTCTGACTTCAAATGAATCCTTTATTGATGACCCAGTAACACATATCCAATCGTATTTTTGTTGCAGGAGTGAGGCGAATTAGAAGACAGGTGTTGACTAGACGACGCGATACTGACACCGATGGTGGCCGCGTCTTTCCTACTGGTGGTAACCAGATAAATCCGATTCCTGGATACCAGACGACGAGAACTCAAAGGCAAAATACGGCAGGATATCAACAACAAGCAACTCAGGCTGGACCCCAAGGTTTTGTTGGACAAAATACAGTTCAAAACCAGCGGCAGTATCAAACAAATGCAGCTCAATATCAGGGACAAATGAATCCAACAACAGCTGACCAAGCTGGTTTCCACCCAGGACTTCAAGGTGGATACAAAGCCCGGTTTGGACAGAATACAGATGGATATCAGCAAACAAATGCTGTTGGTCAAGGCCCATATCAAACTGCTGGACAAAATGCTGTTGGTCAAGGCCAATATCAAACTCCTGGACAAAATGCAGTTGGCCAAGGCCCATATCAAACTCCTGGACAAAATGCAGTTGGTCAAGGGCCATATCAAACTCCTGGACAAAATGCTGTTGGTCAAGGCCAATATCAAACTCCTGGACAAAATGCTGTTGGTCAAGGCCAATATCAAACTCCAATACAAAATGCTGTTGGTCAAGGCCCATATCAAACTCCAAGACAGAATGCTGTTGGTCAAGGCCCATATCAAACTCCAAAACAAAATGCTGTTGGTCAAGGCCCATATCAAACTCCAAGACAGAATGCTGTTGGTCAAGGCCCATATCAAACTCCAAAACAAAATGCTGTTGGTCAAGGCCAATATCAATCTCCAAGACAGAATGCTGTTGGTCAAGGCCAATATCAAACTGCCGGACTAAGACCCGTGACTGTTCCAGGAGTAGACCAAAACGGGAATGATGTCACTCGTACAAATATTCCAGGGACAAGGGTGTCCGGATCTCCGACAACAAGACAAAATACAAACACTGTCGCCAATACAGGTCGGCCTAACCAGAACATGCAACCAAATAATGCATATCCAACCAATCAACGGCAACAGCAAACATGGACGCCGACTGGTACCGGTCAAACCAGTAAGCCCGCCAATGTACCTTACCAACAGGGTGTGACAAACAATAGAATGACAACTAATTCACAACCAGGCACGTTACAAAACAATAAAGAGCATTCCCCTAACGCAGATAATTCTGTACCGGAAACACTTCATGAACATCGTGTACCTAACCCAGATAATTATCCAAAAAGTTCCGATTATTCCAATTCCATTTCTGAATCCAATTCTGATTCCCTGTCGGTTATCACAGCAGAACATCGCAAACCTAGCCCCGATAATTATccaaaaagttcagatttttctTCCCATGCCTCCTCCTCGGAATCTGACTATGTAAGTTCTATACTAGAACCAAGCAGAGGAGTAAGTTACGTGTACCCTAGTATGCATGAACGGATTGCCAACAAGTTTATGGATGCTGCTGGTGCGTCGGTTTCTGCTAGCGAAGTTCAAGTCAGTTGGAATTTGGATGATGAAGATGCAGACAATTTTGATGAAGATGATCAAGACTATCAACAATGGTTAAAGGAGAAAACCAAGACAGATTCAACACAGTTTAAGCCGACAGGTGAAGCGACGATGCCTGGCGCGCAACAAGATTTCGAGTATGCAGTATTTGATGCCGTGGTCAAAGCCGGGACAGACTTAAAGAATGAGAATCAGAATAATCTTGTTGCAGCAATCAATGAGGTAATTTGAGCTTGTATTCTTTTGCTTAAGACTTagttgatttcaaaatggccgacattgaaaatgaaaattaggctacctatatctcagtccttgaagctcctgcaagcataattttgatgtctatacccaATTTTGCATATATCTCAGTCGTTGAAGCTCTTAGATGCATATGCCGTATTGTCGGAATCAAGGATTCCAGCAAATACATTGAGGTTTGAAATCCGCTTGCCTTCACATTGGCCAGCATGCTGCAGCGGTACGGTgaggcgctttttcaaaatggcatcaataATGACACCATAAATAATCAACGACCCGGTCAACGACATGTCTATTGCCTTAACACAAGAAGTATCAAAGcctaagggaacgttcataaataccttggtgggggggctggaaaatttgtagggggtcaaaaagttttgaccttccaaaaggggggtcaaaaagtttttaacgtggcaaaagggggggtcaagaaagttttgacacccataaaGGGGGG encodes the following:
- the LOC140158954 gene encoding uncharacterized protein, translated to MAWIRILSLIMVLGPSCAFILRHNDAGVRRIRRQVLTRRRDTDTDGGRVFPTGGNQINPIPGYQTTRTQRQNTAGYQQQATQAGPQGFVGQNTVQNQRQYQTNAAQYQGQMNPTTADQAGFHPGLQGGYKARFGQNTDGYQQTNAVGQGPYQTAGQNAVGQGQYQTPGQNAVGQGPYQTPGQNAVGQGPYQTPGQNAVGQGQYQTPGQNAVGQGQYQTPIQNAVGQGPYQTPRQNAVGQGPYQTPKQNAVGQGPYQTPRQNAVGQGPYQTPKQNAVGQGQYQSPRQNAVGQGQYQTAGLRPVTVPGVDQNGNDVTRTNIPGTRVSGSPTTRQNTNTVANTGRPNQNMQPNNAYPTNQRQQQTWTPTGTGQTSKPANVPYQQGVTNNRMTTNSQPGTLQNNKEHSPNADNSVPETLHEHRVPNPDNYPKSSDYSNSISESNSDSLSVITAEHRKPSPDNYPKSSDFSSHASSSESDYVSSILEPSRGVSYVYPSMHERIANKFMDAAGASVSASEVQVSWNLDDEDADNFDEDDQDYQQWLKEKTKTDSTQFKPTGEATMPGAQQDFEYAVFDAVVKAGTDLKNENQNNLVAAINEDNAKHKQAAKGLVRPTKISSSNASSDSSFFLLYSLPAVIIILVAFVIWRNLKNRGKTIQVLHISDEENANNKVWNPDYSKLIDAKSKEIEPMLEQGERDRDGWD